A stretch of the Vigna radiata var. radiata cultivar VC1973A chromosome 9, Vradiata_ver6, whole genome shotgun sequence genome encodes the following:
- the LOC106773503 gene encoding uncharacterized protein LOC106773503 has translation MXKIIAELEKPSVRMIGLHGLSGMGKTTLVKEVVKVALEAKKIDVVTMASVTRNPDIRKIQGQIADSLGIILDEESXVARAARIXKRLKXEKEKTLIILDDLWEKVDFNMLGIPYEIHNHTGLKXVKEGKSVHVDSLMNQKEGSPKEPHGASXELKTEKTRSQYKGCKVLLISESKTVLLTQMGRKENCVFCLEALKEKETEMLFKKMAGMGDYNSKFQKLGAQIANKCNGLPMTIVTTARALKKQSPFVWEDILRKLEWQKLTGAPELSTKLSYDLLEDDELKYTFLLCARMGHDALIMDLVKYCIGLGFLQGIYTVRETRDRVCTLVEKLKESGLLSDSYSRDQFTMQNIIRNAALSIANKEKHLFTVTKGKIDEWPEKLDEYAAISLHHCNFIEGFPRRIKYPGLRVFHFNNNDPHLKVPTNFFKGMKGLKVLILTGIHLSLLESSVSSLIELRMLCLEQCTLEELSIIGMLKKLRILSFSRSDIEKLPVELQKLKKLQIFDLSNCSKLKEIPSGVISNLVCLEELYMRNTLIHWEKEELTRQSKIGLLSELKHLSQLTTLDIQIPEVSHLPKTLFFDKLYSYKIVIGDLSALLETDFKIPEMYETSRFLAIRLKDGFDIHSLKGVKMLFEGVQSLLLEELNTVHDLFYRLNLKGFPYLKHLFIVNNFTIQSLIYPKDRQQSQHPEKAFPKLESLHLYNLKKIKNICSCKLSEPSFGKLKVIKINLCGQLKSVFSISMVNLLTALETIEVSECYSLTEIVSVEESQSNTQESKLVFPKLLYLKLQSLSLCGKFYSITEEKLFNEKVDVSKLERMELSSIPITEIWNYHHSNRSLFKNLTHLDVNGCWKLEHLISFSMAKCLGSLQSLFVSECGNMKGIFPDSMQMEGDIFPKLKNIKLSSMKSLRKIWPSDLPSKSFSKLDTLIIEKCDKLVSVFPHYYEGIFHSLCNLTVTKCTQMQTIFDTYDKMRYVGVVSLQDLHLEILPNLKHVWKLEKGKGGILELKNLQKIMVQNCYCLENIFPFSVAENLGNLEYLVVSYCVELREIVAKSAAVNTAKLLFKFPKLRSIKFSVLPRLTSFYPGAFQLCCPTLNDLSIEYCDLLEPFQKETVDVEGKCVLFSEEVLNKLKSMQIESWHAKSQNSCMNEGNHRRDSLEELCLSRLSDTEILYSFLHSNPNLESLSLSDCLFEEIVPLEKNTKIETLGVVPKLKNLKLINCKLKDLGFEEDIILRRVELLLLKRCPCMTTVVSSSTSLSSLVNLEVDNCDGLENLMSPSTAESLGQLNTMKVTKCKNLMEIVGKDAGNASKVVFKKLKTLELVSLKKLQSFCNSESCEFEFPSLERLVVSACYNMKKFSDKVTRRSTPILQNVYAILEQEKKRYCWEGDLNATIHKMFLDKKFFEGMNMMSFSDDGKLKQEMMSLSDHLELNRAWLGGEVDPQSIHSWFYSLKVLKLEKCEIQQCAIPSNILPYLKNLNELMVQDCNNVEVVFEMNVTQGTGTTFQLQKLTLNRLSKLKNVWKGNGEETRSFQNLREVAVLECHMMQTLFPAALVKNLKKLHTLMIGRSWGLEIVGKEDNAALATQNLVFPCLTTLVLVDLPELNYLYPEPFTVECPVLKFLRVLDCPKLDLFPRFLDLKTVVANLEQLVLEGKHSLVLESSLQDLEYCFEDLNSISLRFDVDENEKSNLPIQILQRVPNLHEMSISSCHCLDAFRTEISEMNKKVMLTDLKRLDLNDVWELKSIGSGDVPWLDMICKKLHRLYVANCPRFMAVMHSPSAQFFSCLKVLSVFNCQRLEYLFTSSAAEKLTQLERIHLYKCRSIKEIVAKEQGETTSGGFKLQQLRCVSLSYLSSLECFYSGNRTLQLPSLIEVRIIECPKMEIFCKGSMGPNLCKEIRTSYTSNNGLVIVHDDLNSTVKKVFRQQNHIVFGDSRMLQDIWKSVTLPEGYFHNLTSMVVEGCEFLSDAILPSHLLHLHQPSTSTTFDPNNVVSKDAYDSLLARFENLENLVRTLVPQQGHTAPSSSQQPPFQTTIVQDEDSDDSDDRDDPNPDADVACESEASSNELKKELDLLGKKFGCSSSMTNNIISDGSELRYDNPVIGTIPKIVEASVDVLVRSPVAVKRKG, from the exons ATGANAAAAATCATTGCAGAATTGGAAAAGCCAAGTGTTAGAATGATTGGTCTTCATGGGTTAAGTGGCATGGGCAAGACTACTTTAGTCAAAGAAGTTGTTAAAGTAGCCTTAGAAGCTAAGAAGATCGACGTAGTGACCATGGCAAGCGTGACAAGAAATCCTGACATAAGAAAAATCCAGGGACAAATTGCTGACTCGTTGGGGATTATATTGGATGAGGAAAGTGANGTTGCAAGAGCTGCTAGAATACANAAGAGATTAAAGAANGAGAAGGAGAAGACACTTATAATCCTAGATGATCTTTGGGAAAAGGTGGACTTCAATATGCTTGGGATCCCATATGAAATACATAATCATACAGGCCTAAAAAANGTTAAAGAAGGAAAATCCGTCCATGTTGATAGCTTGATGAATCAAAAGGAAGGAAGTCCTAAAGAACCCCATGGTGCTTCGNATGAGTTGAAGACTGAAAAAACTCGTAGTCAGTACAAAGGGTGCAAAGTTTTGTTGATTTCTGAAAGCAAAACGGTATTATTAACTCAAATGGGAAGGAAAGAAAACTGTGTTTTCTGTTTGGAAGCCTTGAAGGAGAAGGAAACAGAGATGCTGTTCAAGAAAATGGCTGGAATGGGAGACTATAATTCTAAATTTCAGAAGTTAGGAGCTCAAATTGCGAACAAGTGTAATGGGTTGCCAATGACAATTGTTACAACTGCAAGGGCCTTAAAAAAACAGAGCCCCTTTGTATGGGAGGATATTCTTCGAAAACTTGAATGGCAGAAGTTAACTGGAGCACCTGAGCTGTCAACAAAGTTGAGTTATGATCTTTTAGAAGACGATGAACTCAAGTATACTTTCTTACTTTGTGCTCGCATGGGTCATGATGCATTGATTATGGACTTGGTCAAATATTGCATTGGTTTGGGGTTCCTTCAAGGGATCTACACAGTGAGAGAAACCAGAGACAGAGTTTGTACCCTTGTTGAAAAGCTGAAAGAATCGGGTTTGTTGTCTGACAGCTATTCAAGGGATCAATTTACCATGCAAAATATTATTCGCAATGCAGCTTTGTCAATAGCAAATaaggaaaaacatttatttacaGTGACAAAGGGAAAGATAGATGAATGGCCCGAGAAACTTGACGAGTATGCTGCTATTTCCTTGCATCATTGTAACTTCATTGAGGGGTTTCCTAGGAGAATAAAGTACCCAGGACTTAGGGTCTTCCATTTCAACAATAATGATCCACATCTCAAAGTAcccacaaatttttttaaaggaatGAAGGGACTCAAAGTGTTGATATTGACTGGCATTCATCTCTCCCTCTTAGAATCATCAGTTTCATCCTTGATAGAACTCAGAATGCTTTGTTTGGAGCAATGCACGCTAGAAGAATTATCCATCATAGGAATGCTGAAAAAGTTAAGAATTCTTAGTTTTTCAAGATCTGATATCGAAAAATTGCCAGTTGAAttgcaaaagttgaaaaaacTACAAATTTTTGACTTAAGTAATTGCTCTAAACTTAAAGAAATTCCATCAGGTGTCATTTCAAACTTGGTATGCTTGGAGGAGTTGTATATGAGAAATACCTTGATTCATTGGGAGAAGGAAGAACTTACACGTCAAAGTAAAATAGGCCTTCTTTCTGAGTTGAAACACTTGAGCCAATTGACAACTCTAGACATACAAATCCCAGAGGTTTCCCATTTGCCGAAAACCTTGTTCTTTGACAAGTTATATAGTTACAAGATTGTTATTGGAGATTTGAGTGCACTCTTAGAGACTGATTTCAAGATTCCAGAGATGTATGAAACATCTAGATTTTTAGCAATACGATTGAAAGATGGGTTTGACATTCACTCTCTAAAGGGGGTCAAAATGTTGTTTGAAGGAGTTCAAAGTTTGCTTTTGGAAGAACTTAATACTGTCcatgatttattttatagattgaATTTAAAGGGTTTTCCATATCTAAAACATCtgtttattgtaaataatttcacCATTCAATCTCTCATCTATCCGAAAGACAGACAACAGTCACAACACCCTGAGAAAGCGTTTCCTAAACTGGAGTCATTGCATCTCTATAATcttaagaagataaaaaatatatgctcCTGTAAACTTTCTGAACCCTCCTTTGGTAAACTGAAAGTCATCAAGATCAATCTCTGTGGTCAATTGAAGAGTGTGTTCTCAATTTCTATGGTAAATCTTTTAACTGCTCTTGAAACAATTGAAGTTTCTGAGTGTTACTCTTTGACGGAGATTGTCTCTGTGGAAGAATCACAAAGCAATACTCAGGAATCCAAACTGGTGTTCCCTAAATTACTGTATTTGAAGCTACAATCTTTGTCTCTGTGTGGTAAATTTTATTCCATAACGGAGGAAAAACTCTTCAATGAAAAG GTTGATGTTTCAAAATTAGAGAGAATGGAGTTGTCCTCAATTCCCATTACCGAGATATGGAATTATCATCATTCAAACAGGTccttgtttaaaaatttgacaCATTTGGATGTTAATGGTTGTTGGAAACTAGAACATCTAATATCTTTTTCAATGGCCAAGTGTCTGGGAAGCCTTCAAAGCCTTTTTGTAAGTGAATGCGGAAATATGAAAGGCATCTTTCCTGATAGCATGCAGATGGAG GGTGACATCTTTCCAAAATTGAAGAATATCAAATTAAGTAGCATGAAGAGTTTGCGCAAGATATGGCCCTCAGACCTCCCTTCAAAATCCTTTAGCAAACTAGACACACTAATCATTGAGAAGTGTGATAAATTAGTCAGTGTTTTTCCTCATTATTATGAGGGAATATTTCACAGTCTATGCAACCTGACTGTTACAAAATGCACGCAAATGCAAACAATATTTGACACATATGATAAAATGCGTTATGTTGGGGTTGTTAGCTTGCAAGATCTTCATTTAGAAATACTCCCAAATTTGAAGCATGTATGGAAATTGGAAAAGGGTAAAGGAGGGATTCTTGAGTTGAAGAATCTGCAAAAGATAATGGTTCAAAATTGTTACTGCTTGGAAAATATATTTCCATTTTCTGTAGCTGAGAATCTTGGTAATCTTGAATACCTTGTGGTGAGTTATTGTGTTGAATTGAGGGAAATTGTGGCCAAAAGTGCGGCTGTCAACACTGCTAAATTATTATTCAAGTTCCCTAAACTAAGAAGCATTAAATTTTCAGTCCTACCACGACTTACAAGTTTCTATCCAGGAGCTTTTCAACTGTGTTGTCCAACATTAAATGACCTATCTATTGAATATTGTGACTTGCTGGAACCATTCCAGAAAGAAACTGTAGATGTAGAAGGAAAATGTGTCCTCTTTTCTGAAGAG GTACTCAACAAGTTGAAGTCGATGCAAATTGAGTCTTGGCATGCAAAGTCACAAAACAGTTGTATGAATGAAGGGAATCATCGAAGAGATAGTTTAGAAGAGCTTTGTTTATCTAGATTATCGGATACTGAGATCTTATATTCTTTTCTCCATAGCAACCCAAATCTGGAAAGCCTATCCTTGAGTGATTGTTTATTTGAAGAGATAGTGCctcttgaaaaaaatacaaaaattgaaacacTGGGAGTAGTTCCAAAGCTGAAAAACTTGAAGTTGATAAACTGTAAACTTAAAGATCTGGGCTTTGAAGAAGACATAATTCTTAGAAGGGTAGAACTCTTGCTTTTAAAAAGATGTCCTTGCATGACAACAGTGGTGTCTTCTTCGACATCTCTCAGTAGCTTAGTGAATCTTGAAGTTGATAACTGTGATGGATTAGAAAATCTAATGTCACCATCTACTGCAGAAAGCTTAGGTCAACTCAACACCATGAAGGTAACCAAATGTAAAAATCTAATGGAAATAGTAGGAAAAGATGCAGGGAATGCTAGcaaagttgtttttaaaaaattgaagacCCTGGAGCTTGTTTCTCTAAAGAAACTCCAGAGCTTTTGTAACTCTGAGAGTTGTGAATTTGAGTTTCCTTCGTTGGAAAGACTAGTGGTGAGTGCatgttataatatgaaaaaattttCTGACAAGGTCACGAGACGAAGCACACCCATTTTACAAAATGTATATGCGATACTTgaacaagagaagaaaagataCTGCTGGGAAGGTGACTTAAATGCCACAATACATAAAATGTTTCTGGATAAG AAATTTTTTGAAGGCATGAACATGATGAGTTTCTCTGATGACGGAAagctaaaacaagaaatgaTGAGTTTATCTGATCACCTAGAACTAAATCGAGCCTGGCTAGGTGGTGAAGTTGATCCCCAAAGTATTCATAGTTGGTTCTACAGTTTGAAAGTTTTGAAGCTTGAGAAGTGTGAAATTCAGCAATGTGCAATTCCATCTAATATTCTTCCttatttgaaaaacttaaatgaaCTGATGGTGCAAGATTGCAACAATGTAGAAGTAGTTTTTGAGATGAATGTCACACAGGGAACAGGAACAACATTCCAATTGCAGAAATTAACTCTAAATCGACTATCAAAGCTTAAGAATGTGTGGAAAGGGAATGGTGAAGAAACTCGCAGCTTTCAAAATCTGCGGGAAGTGGCTGTTCTAGAGTGTCACATGATGCAAACTTTGTTTCCTGCAGCCCTGGTAAAAAATCTTAAGAAGCTTCACACACTTATGATTGGACGTAGTTGGGGGTTAGAAATTGTTGGAAAGGAAGACAATGCAGCATTAGCAACACAGAATTTGGTGTTTCCTTGTTTAACTACATTAGTTCTTGTTGACCTGCCAGAGCTCAATTACCTTTATCCAGAACCATTCACCGTGGAATGCCCcgtgttaaaatttttaagagtGTTAGATTGTCCGAAGTTGGATCTGTTTCCTCGTTTCTTAGATCTAAAAACG GTCGTTGCCAACCTTGAGCAATTGGTACTCGAAGGGAAACACAGTTTGGTGTTAGAGTCAAGTTTACAAGATCTTGAGTACTGCTTTGAGGATTTAAATTCTATTTCTCTGCGATTTGAtgttgatgaaaatgaaaagtctAATTTGCCTATTCAAATACTCCAAAGGGTGCCAAATTTACATGAAATGAGTATAAGTTCTTGCCATTGCCTAGACGCATTCCGCACTGAAATTTCTGAAATGAATAAAAAGGTGATGCTTACAGACTTGAAACGTTTGGATCTGAATGATGTATGGGAGCTCAAGTCTATTGGATCGGGGGATGTTCCATGGTTAGACATGATTTGTAAGAAGCTCCATAGATTATATGTTGCCAATTGTCCTCGTTTCATGGCAGTAATGCATTCCCCTTCTGCACAGTTTTTCTCCTGTTTGAAAGTGTTGTCTGTATTCAATTGTCAAAGATTGGAGTATTTATTCACATCATCAGCAGCAGAAAAGTTGACTCAGCTTGAGCGTATCCATCTGTACAAATGTAGATCGATAAAAGAAATAGTGGCAAAAGAGCAAGGTGAAACAACTTCAGGAGGGTTCAAATTGCAGCAGCTACGCTGCGTATCTTTGTCTTATTTATCAAGCTTGGAATGTTTTTATTCTGGAAATCGCACTTTGCAGTTACCCTCTTTGATAGAAGTTCGCATAATTGAGTGCCCCAAGATGGAAATTTTCTGTAAAGGATCAATGGGTCCCAATTTGTGTAAAGAAATTAGAACTTCCTATACCTCAAATAATGGATTGGTCATCGTGCATGATGATCTTAACTCCACTGTCAAAAAGGTGTTTCGACAACAG AATCATATAGTTTTCGGGGATTCTCGTATGTTGCAAGACATATGGAAATCAGTGACACTCCCCGAAGGGTATTTCCACAATTTAACTTCTATGGTAGTTGAAGGTTGTGAATTTTTATCAGATGCAATACTACCTTCCCATTTACTTCATTT ACATCAACCATCTACCTCTACCACATTTGACCCCAACAATGTCGTCAGCAAAGATGCTTATGATTCACTTCTAGCCAGATTTGAAAATCTGGAAAATCTGGTTAGGACATTGGTTCCTCAGCAAGGACATACCGCCCCATCATCATCCCAGCAGCCTCCTTTCCAGACCACAATTGTGCAAGACGAAGATagtgatgattctgatgatcgTGATGATCCTAATCCTGATG